Proteins from a genomic interval of Acidimicrobiia bacterium:
- a CDS encoding ATP-binding protein produces MSAKSFGFHRVVGQEDAKLALTLAAADPKIGGVLLRGHKGSAKTTLARGLAELLPNAPFVELPLGATEDRLVGTIDTTAALSGEGIKFQPGLLAEAHGGVLYVDEINLLADHLVDTLLDVAASGENIVERDGLSHRHPARFVLIGSMNPEEGELRPQLLDRFGFCVEITAPTELATRVQAVATRLHFDGLSLGNPPMPNEHEARLLPKPGQNTARAAISQEILEAASRLALEVGAEGLRADIALCRAAATLAELQQQLEVTEEELRRVAPLVLAHRSRRGPFDPPTLDEERLNQALETAFDQPSEERNEETSSEPHNTSDESTDGNNEAPVDNRSSSQPQKPMALGQARTIVSPPPREVASSRGRFVRDLEHRPGDPVAVLSTVRSFAQRRSADPTAEISARDLRSEQRSEPAQQTIVICVDLSGSMGAQERSELATGVVLGLLGSAYQQRYRVALVTFAGEGADLALSPTSSVEVARNRLHNLSTGGPTPLAEGLSLGQQTCQNAARSGSEAHLMVITDGRATGDANAMEGALAAARKIRDRGIQSTVLDCESGAVRLGLAETLATAMGAYYQPIDQLESAKIVDLITTTNQTH; encoded by the coding sequence ATGAGCGCCAAATCCTTTGGTTTCCACCGAGTAGTCGGGCAAGAGGACGCCAAACTGGCACTCACCCTGGCCGCGGCCGACCCCAAAATTGGTGGCGTTTTGCTGCGGGGTCACAAAGGTTCGGCCAAGACCACCTTGGCGCGGGGCCTGGCCGAGCTGTTACCAAACGCGCCGTTCGTGGAATTGCCCTTGGGCGCCACCGAGGACCGATTGGTGGGCACCATCGACACCACCGCCGCCCTAAGCGGTGAGGGCATAAAGTTTCAGCCCGGTTTATTGGCCGAGGCCCATGGTGGGGTGCTGTATGTGGACGAAATAAACCTGTTAGCCGACCATTTGGTTGACACCTTGTTAGACGTGGCGGCTTCGGGTGAAAACATTGTGGAGCGCGACGGTTTATCGCATCGTCACCCGGCTCGATTTGTGTTGATCGGGTCGATGAACCCTGAAGAAGGCGAGCTGCGGCCCCAACTGCTTGACCGCTTTGGTTTCTGCGTAGAAATTACTGCGCCCACCGAGCTTGCAACACGTGTACAGGCTGTTGCTACCAGGCTTCACTTCGATGGTTTGAGCCTGGGCAACCCGCCCATGCCAAACGAGCACGAAGCCCGACTCCTACCCAAGCCGGGCCAAAACACCGCTCGGGCCGCCATTTCCCAGGAAATACTAGAAGCGGCGTCACGCTTAGCACTTGAAGTTGGGGCAGAAGGTTTACGGGCCGACATTGCATTGTGTAGGGCTGCAGCCACGCTGGCTGAGCTGCAACAACAACTAGAGGTAACCGAAGAAGAACTCCGCCGAGTGGCCCCACTGGTGTTGGCGCATCGCAGCCGCCGAGGGCCGTTCGATCCACCTACCCTTGATGAAGAACGGTTAAACCAAGCACTAGAGACAGCCTTCGATCAACCAAGCGAAGAGCGCAATGAGGAAACTTCTAGTGAACCCCACAACACCAGCGACGAATCAACCGACGGCAACAATGAGGCACCAGTAGACAACCGTTCATCGTCGCAACCCCAGAAACCCATGGCGCTAGGCCAGGCCCGCACTATCGTTTCTCCACCACCACGTGAGGTTGCATCGAGCCGAGGTCGTTTTGTACGCGACCTAGAACATCGCCCCGGAGACCCGGTGGCCGTGCTATCAACCGTTCGTTCCTTCGCCCAACGCCGTAGTGCCGACCCCACCGCAGAAATATCGGCCCGTGATCTTCGGAGTGAGCAACGCAGCGAACCAGCCCAACAGACCATTGTGATTTGTGTTGATCTAAGCGGATCTATGGGCGCACAAGAGCGCAGCGAACTTGCCACTGGGGTGGTACTTGGGCTGTTAGGAAGCGCCTATCAACAGCGTTACCGCGTGGCGCTAGTCACCTTTGCTGGCGAGGGGGCCGACTTGGCACTTTCGCCAACCTCCAGCGTGGAAGTAGCACGCAACCGCCTCCACAATCTCTCAACCGGCGGCCCTACCCCGCTCGCCGAAGGTTTATCGCTTGGCCAACAAACCTGCCAAAACGCGGCTCGAAGTGGAAGTGAAGCCCACCTCATGGTCATAACCGATGGGCGAGCAACAGGAGACGCCAACGCCATGGAGGGCGCCTTAGCGGCCGCCCGCAAAATTCGGGATCGAGGAATTCAGTCCACCGTTTTGGACTGTGAAAGCGGGGCCGTGCGTTTGGGGCTCGCCGAGACACTTGCTACCGCCAT